A stretch of Carya illinoinensis cultivar Pawnee chromosome 14, C.illinoinensisPawnee_v1, whole genome shotgun sequence DNA encodes these proteins:
- the LOC122294102 gene encoding TMV resistance protein N-like: MATQTPSSSTSEVSKKRKRRPSSSTSELSKKRKRDDSSSPRWKYEVFLSFYSKDTRMSFTDHLYVDLKRKGILVFRDDETLKRGEYISQALLKAIQESQYAIVIFSAKYAFSKWCLMELAEIVEWEEKKKLTVLPIFYHVDPCDVRNQSGSFAEAFTAHEKDPKIDKKDTDMWKNALRKAGSIAGWHIHDRYEATIIQEISGHLSRELNSRFSRHDYEKLVAMDSQADKMMELLDMKSDDVRFVGIHGMGGVGKTTLAEIIYDRVSSNWGFEGSGFISCVREKSATARDLASLQKELLSTIMQEEIPIWDHHEGIRMIKKILQNKKVFIVLDDVDSDEQLTALAGDRKWFGPGSRVIITSRDIHPLRTHDVKDIHKVEQLETAEALQLFSLSAFKKTHPIEDYKDLSMGFVNYAQGLPLALKVLGSFLNEREIDAWKSEKDKLKAIPDPKIMDVLQISFDGLQKLQKDLFLDLACLFQKSLLSYEMLESCGYYRIDIDVLIEKSLISKSKYGWCPYLSMHDLLKELGQEIVRRECPDESGKRSRLFCWEDLYQVLKNDTVS, encoded by the exons ATGGCCACCCAAACTCCCTCTTCATCTACTTCAGAAGTtagtaagaaaagaaaaagaagacccTCTTCATCTACTTCTGAACTtagtaagaaaagaaaaagagatgatTCATCTTCGCCTCGATGGAAATATGAAGTTTTCCTTAGTTTCTATAGCAAAGACACTCGTATGAGTTTTACGGATCATCTATATGTTGATTTAAAACGGAAAGGCATTCTCGTCTTTAGGGATGATGAAACACTCAAGCGAGGAGAATACATTTCTCAAGCGCTTCTGAAAGCAATTCAAGAATCACAATACGCGATCGTCATTTTTTCGGCAAAATACGCTTTTTCCAAATGGTGCCTTATGGAACTTGCTGAGATAGTTGAatgggaggaaaagaaaaagctcaCTGTTCTTCCTATTTTCTACCATGTGGATCCTTGTGACGTGAGAAATCAGAGTGGGTCTTTTGCAGAAGCGTTCACTGCACATGAAAAAGATCCCAAGATAGACAAGAAAGATACGGATATGTGGAAAAATGCTTTGAGAAAAGCCGGCAGTATCGCCGGATGGCACATACACGACAG GTATGAAGCAACAATTATACAAGAAATCAGTGGACATCTATCTCGGGAGTTGAATTCTAGATTCTCACGCCATGATTATGAAAAACTTGTTGCAATGGACTCCCAGGCAGACAAAATGATGGAATTATTGGATATGAAATCAGATGATGTTCGCTTTGTAGGAATTCATGGGATGGGTGGCGTTGGTAAGACAACGCTGGCCGAAATAATTTATGACAGAGTTTCTTCTAATTGGGGATTTGAAGGAAGCGGCTTTATTTCTTGTGTTAGAGAAAAATCTGCTACTGCTCGTGATCTAGCTTCTTTACAAAAAGAACTTCTTTCTACGATCATGCAAGAAGAAATACCTATATGGGATCATCACGAGGGAATTAGGATGATAAAGAAGATACTGCAgaataaaaaagtttttatcGTCCTTGATGATGTGGATAGCGACGAGCAACTAACGGCATTAGCAGGGGATCGGAAATGGTTTGGTCCAGGGAGTAGGGTGATCATAACATCCAGAGATATTCATCCATTGAGAACACATGATGTGAAGGATATCCATAAGGTTGAGCAGCTTGAAACAGCAGAAGCTTTGCAACTCTTTAGTTTGTCAGCCTTCAAGAAAACCCATCCAATAGAGGATTACAAGGATCTATCTATGGGTTTTGTAAATTATGCTCAAGGCCTTCCTTTAGCTCTTAAAGTTTTGGGTTCCTTCttaaatgagagagaaatagatgCATGGAAAAGTGAGAAAGATAAACTAAAAGCAATTCCTGATCCAAAAATTATGGATGTACTTCAAATAAGTTTTGATGGGCTGCAGAAATTGCAAAAAGATTTATTTCTGGATCTGGCGTGTTTGTTCCAGAAGTCCCTCCTAAGTTACGAGATGTTAGAAAGTTGTGGTTATTATCGCATCGACATTGACGTTCTCATTGAGAAGTCCCTCATAAGCAAATCAAAATATGGATGGTGTCCGTATTtgtccatgcatgatttgctaAAAGAACTGGGCCAGGAAATAGTTCGCCGTGAATGCCCTGATGAATCTGGAAAACGTAGTAGACTATTTTGTTGGGAGGATCTCTATCAAGTACTGAAGAATGATACTGTAAGTTGA